In the Elusimicrobiaceae bacterium genome, one interval contains:
- a CDS encoding radical SAM protein, producing the protein MQDANSKHELILDGHKLAWHRDRVAAWLRGEPVAPVTIDCALTRACSYNCIYCYGKLQTNDCLAMTRDVIFRFLDDAAAIGVKAVSFVSDGESTCSPHLYDAITHGSAKGLDMALGTNGYLLREDRLEEILPRLTYLRFNMSGGEPARYREIMGCPPDGFERVCGVIKKCVEIKRRRSLPVTIGIQMVLMPRIADQILPLTKLGGELGADYFVIKHCSDDEQHTLGINYDAYYALEPVLKQAEAMSRADYLVRAKWSKIMSGGTRCYDRCYGPGMILQISGSGLVAPCGMLFNSKYAKYHIGNIAETPFSEIFHGARYREVLNSLADGGLDVHKNCGTLCLQHKVNEYLWHLKQGGAQPEPPDGSEPPHVNFV; encoded by the coding sequence ATGCAAGACGCCAATTCAAAACATGAACTTATTCTCGACGGGCATAAACTCGCCTGGCACCGCGACCGCGTGGCGGCGTGGCTGCGGGGCGAGCCGGTCGCGCCAGTAACGATAGACTGCGCGCTCACCCGCGCGTGCAGCTACAACTGCATCTACTGCTACGGCAAACTCCAGACCAATGACTGCCTGGCGATGACGCGCGACGTGATTTTCCGGTTTCTCGACGACGCCGCCGCCATCGGCGTCAAAGCCGTCAGTTTCGTGTCAGACGGCGAGAGCACCTGCTCACCCCACCTTTACGACGCGATAACGCACGGCAGTGCCAAAGGCCTCGACATGGCGCTGGGCACCAACGGTTACCTGCTGCGCGAGGACCGGCTTGAGGAGATCCTGCCGCGCCTTACCTATCTGCGCTTTAACATGTCCGGCGGCGAACCGGCGCGCTACCGCGAGATCATGGGCTGCCCGCCCGACGGGTTCGAGCGCGTTTGCGGCGTGATAAAAAAATGCGTGGAAATAAAACGGCGCCGCAGCCTCCCCGTCACCATCGGCATACAGATGGTGCTGATGCCCCGGATTGCCGACCAGATCCTGCCGCTAACGAAGCTGGGCGGCGAGCTGGGCGCGGATTATTTCGTAATCAAGCACTGCTCTGACGATGAACAGCACACGCTGGGCATAAATTATGACGCCTACTACGCGCTGGAACCGGTTCTGAAACAGGCCGAAGCCATGAGCCGGGCGGATTATCTGGTGCGGGCGAAATGGTCGAAGATCATGAGCGGCGGCACGCGCTGTTACGACCGGTGTTACGGGCCGGGCATGATCCTGCAGATTTCGGGGTCCGGCCTGGTCGCGCCGTGCGGAATGCTTTTCAACAGCAAGTACGCGAAATACCATATCGGCAACATAGCGGAAACCCCGTTCAGCGAAATTTTCCACGGCGCGCGCTACCGCGAAGTGCTGAACAGCCTCGCCGACGGCGGGCTGGACGTGCATAAAAACTGCGGCACGCTCTGCCTGCAGCACAAGGTGAACGAATACCTGTGGCATTTGAAACAGGGCGGCGCACAGCCGGAGCCGCCGGACGGCAGCGAACCGCCGCACGTAAATTTTGTTTGA